The genomic DNA TCTAGCTTGCAAAGCTAGCGCTCTCCCAACTGAGCTACAGCCCCAGTAATGTGTCGTAGGCACCCACTTTGCCGGCCGTCTTCGCGTCACCCCTCCTCCCCTCTTGGGAGACTGGTGGGCCTAGGTGGACTTGAACCACCGACCTCGCGCTTATCAGGCGCGCGCTCTAGCCAGCTGAGCTATAGGCCCAGTGGATTTCCCTCACAGCGTCCAATTCTTTCAAAGAACCGAGCCCCTTCGGCTCAGCCTCTCAAAACCAGACAGCAAGCCCTCGACAGTATTGCAGAAACGTTGACCTGGTCGACCTCGGCCACCGAAGTGGCTGGTACACCCTGTGGCGCCGAAGCGCTCACCGTGTACCCGGTCTCCTTAGAAAGGAGGTGATCCAGCCGCAGGTTCCCCTACGGCTACCTTGTTACGACTTCACCCCAGTTACCGACCACTCCTTGGGCACCTCTTGGTGAGATGACTTCTGGAGCAATCGACTCCCATGGTGTGACGGGCGGTGTGTACAAGGCCCGGGAACGTATTCACCGCAGCGTGCTGATCTGCGATTACTAGCGATTCCGCCTTCATGGAGTCGAGTTGCAGACTCCAATCTGAACTGAGACCGGTTTTATGCGATTAGCTCCCTCTCGCGAGTTGGCAACGCTTTGTACCGGCCATTGTAGCACGTGTGTAGCCCTGGTCATAAAGGCCATGAGGACTTGACGTCATCCCCACCTTCCTCCGGTTTAACACCGGCAGTCCCTCTAGAGATCCACTTGCGTGGCAACTAAAGGCGAGGGTTGCGCTCGTTGCGGGACTTAACCCAACATCTCACGACACGAGCTGACGACAGCCATGCAGCACCTGTCTCTCGGTTCCCTTGCGGGCACCCCCTCATCTCTGAGAGGTTCCGAGGATGTCAAGACCAGGTAAGGTTCTGCGCGTTGCGTCGAATTAAACCACATGCTCCACCGCTTGTGCGGGCCCCCGTCAATTCCTTTGAGTTTTAGTCTTGCGACCGTACTTCCCAGGCGGAGAACTTAATGCGTTAGCTACGGCACCGCGGGGGTCAACACCCACGACACCTAGTTCTCATCGTTTACGGCGTGGACTACCAGGGTATCTAATCCTGTTTGCTACCCACGCTTTCGCGTCTCAGCGTCAGTCACCGTCCAGGTGGCCGCCTTCGCCACCGGTGTTCCTCCCCATATCTACGAATTTCACCTCTACTTGGGGAATTCCGCCACCCTCTCCGGCACTCAAGCTCTGCAGTTTCGAACGCACTTCCTCGGTTGAGCCGAGGGCTTTCACATCCGACTTGCAAAGCCGCCTACACGCGCTTTACGCCCAATAATTCCGAACAACGCTTGCACCCTCTGTATTACCGCGGCTGCTGGCACAGAGTTAGCCGGTGCTTCTTCTCCCGGTACCGTCAAGCCCCTGAGTATTAGCCAGGGGGTTTTCGTCCCGGTCGAAAGTGCTTTACAATCCAAAGACCTTCATCACACACGCGGCGTTGCTGCGTCAGGCTTTCGCCCATTGCGCAAAATTCCCCACTGCTGCCTCCCGTAGGAGTCTGGACCGTGTCTCAGTTCCAGTGTGGCTGATCGTCCTCTCAGACCAGCTACCCGTCGTCGCCTTGGTGGGCCATTACCCCGCCAACTAGCTGATGGGCCGCGGGCTCATCTGGGTGTGATAGCTTGTATACAGAGGCCACCTTTTCCCTCAAGAGCCGAAGCTCCCGGGGGCTCATCCGGTATTAGCCAATCTTTCGACTGGTTATCCCAGACACCCAGGCAGATTACCCACGTGTTACGCACCCGTGCGCCGCTCTACTAGGATTGCTCCATTCGCGCTCGACTTGCATGTGTTAGGCACGCCGCCAGCGTTCGTTCTGAGCCAGGATCAAACTCTCCAATTGAATTTTTGAAGGGTTGAACCGGCTTGGCCAGGTCCCGGCTAAGGGGTTGCCTGACTTCGCTGTTCATCGGAGTCCTGCCAATCGACTCTCGCCGACTCGCCTTCGGACTCCGTTACTGCCAAGAATTGACTGCGGTTTCCGCAATCTGTCTTCTTTGGGCTTGCTATCTGGTTTTCAAAGACCGAACCGCTTGTCGCGGGCTTGCTGCTGTGCTACCATCGGCTTCGCCTTTCGGCGCCGTCCCGCCTTGCTGCGCGGGCTGCCTTCTCTACTTCCGAACCGGCTCGACTGTCAAGTCACCGTTGTGACTTCGTCTTCCCCGCTTCGCTTCGTCTCGAAGTCCGCTTTCGCTTTCTTCTTCCGAAGGGGCGCGGAACCTACTGCCTTTCCGCTTCCGCTGTCAACTCGCTTCGTCGACTCGTTTTTCCTGCTGCCCGTCCAGCGTCGCTTGCGCGGCCTTTTCGGTTCAGCGGGAGGCGGCTTCTATCACCGCCGCCATTCGAGTCAACTTCGTTTCGTTGACGTCTTATTTCCTCTGTCCCTGCTGCGTCCGGAGGTCCCCACCGCCAGTGCGGTTTCGCCTTCCCGTCCGTGGGGGCGCGCCTTCTAGCCCCGCGCCCTCCTCCGTGTCAACTCCCTTCGTTGACTCCGGTGCTTCCCCCTCCCGGCCGACTGTCGCCTGCGCGACATCCGCTTCGCTCGGGGGACGCGGCTTCTACCACCACCGCGTTTCGAGTCAACCCCACTGCGTCGACTCTTTATTTCTCTGGGCCTCGAACGCCGTCCCACCGCCAGCGCGGTTTCGCCTGCCCGTTCGAAGGGGCGCGGCTTCTACCACTCCCTCAACGGGTGTCAACCCCGCTGTCAGTTGGACCTGACGCCCAAGGCCGGTTACCCACCTCGCTCGGAGAGCCCTCGCCGAACTGAGCCGTGCATGCCGGATTGCTCGGCAACCAAGCGAAAAGGGCCATCAGGGCCTGTACGGGGCTCCTTCTCCAGTGCCTCCACCACCTGCCCAGCATCCCCCCTGAGCAACATTCGCGAGCTAAGTTCCCCCTATGCGACTGCTCCTCAACCTTCTTTGGATCGTATTCGGCGGATTCATCATCGCGCTCGAGTACCTGCTCGGCGGACTCCTGCTCTGCCTCACCGTCATCGGCATCCCGTTTGGCGTCCAATGCTTCAAGCTCGCGGGGCTCGGGCTGATGCCGTTTGGCAAGGACATCGTTGACGCTCCGGGGAGCAGTTCCATCGGCTGCATCCTCAACGTCTTCTGGCTCCTCGTCGCCGGTATATGGATCTTCCTCAGCCACATCGGGCTCGCCCTGGGATTGGCGGTGACCATCATCGGCATCCCCTTCGCCATCCAACACGTCAAGCTCGCCCTGCTGGCCCTCGCCCCCTTCGGCAAGATCGTGCGCCCTTCATGAGCACGTCAGAAGGCCACACCGAAAGCCAGTCGAGGAGTGGGGACGATCTCCACTCGGAGTGCCCCCTCCTGCGGTGACTCCAGGTCGGGAATCGAGCGGTACTGGGCGGAAAAGCCCGCCGAAAGCGTGAATCGGTCGAACAAGACCAGGGTCCAGCCAACGCTCCCGCCCAGTCCCAACCCAAGCCCTCTCCGCTTCACGTGGTCCTGAAAACGGAGTTGGTAGTTCACGCTCAGTTCAGGCCCGAAGAAGATGCCACTTGGGGCGGTTCCCAGTACGAAAAGCCGGGTTCCCAGCGTTCCCGCGAGCCCTAGCGCCCACGCTTCTGGTGTGCGGCCGTACGAAAACTCCGGCGCCGCATACAACGAGAGCCGTCCGCCAATCGCCCGTTCGTACTCGATTCCCAGTTGGGCGTGCCTGAGGGCCAGGGGGTTGACGGTGAACGTATTGCGCGCCCCCAGATCCTCCTCCTCTTCTTCAGGGGGCGGCGTGGGCTTGCCCAGATTCGAGAACCAGCTCCGCACCCGCGTCAGCACGTCATCATTCGCCAGTGCCACTCGCGGTATGAGGACCCACAACAAGGAGAAGAGGCTCAACACGGTGCGAGACATGGGGCGCTCATGGGCCAGCAAGGTGGGCTCCCGCTATCATCGAGCACCCAGGCGACCACCTCAAGGGGTGCTTCACCATCGGCCGGCCTGTCCGCTACGTCCGACCCCTCCTCATCACACCCACTCCGTGCCGCGACTGCTCGTTTCGGTCGGCAGTGGTACCCTGGCCTATACCGCCCCTCGTGGGCTCCACCGACTCCCAAGGCCTGAATCAGGCGCTCCCGGAGTCGACCCTCGCGCGCCCCCATGGCCATGCAGCCCCCTCCTGCTTCATCCTCCCTGGCCCGCTCGACGCTCATTCACATGGGCGTGCGCATCGCGTTCATCATCGCGCTGACCACCTTCTTCAGCTACCTGCAGATCTTCAACTCCGCCCGTGATTCAACGCTCATCCAGTTGGAACGCAGCGTGCTGGAGCGCGCACAGCGAGAACAAGCCATCTTCGTGCTCGCGGAGGACAACCACGTCTTCCTCAAGAAGATGTTGAAGGAGCGGGTGCTCTTCTGGCGCCAGAAAGATCCTCGCGCCGCCTTTGACCGGCTGTTCGTCTCCTTGCCGGACGGCACCACCCGCAGCCGGCTCGAGGGCTTCGATGGCACCCGGATGCCCTGCCTCTTCGTCCCCCAAGGGCTGGCCGTCGATCCGGACCTCCAACGCTGGCTGCTCGCCTCCCACGACGTGCTGTCGCAGTACGCCCCCGCCTTCCATGTGCGCTTCACCGATACGTACATCACCCTGCCCGGAGGCGCGGTGGTGCTGTACTGGCCCTCCCGTCCGCACTGGTGCCATGAGGCCACACCCACCTTCAACGTCACTGACTACGAGTTCTACACGCTCAGCACTCCCGCGCAGGATCCGCAACGGAGGACCGTCTGGTCCGGCATCATCGGAGATCCCGTCGCGCACACGTGGACGGTCTCGGCCTCCACCCCCGTGGACATGGACGGCCGCCACTCCGCGACCCTCACTCACGACATCCTCATCCAGGAGTTGATGGAGCG from Melittangium boletus DSM 14713 includes the following:
- a CDS encoding YccF domain-containing protein, translated to MRLLLNLLWIVFGGFIIALEYLLGGLLLCLTVIGIPFGVQCFKLAGLGLMPFGKDIVDAPGSSSIGCILNVFWLLVAGIWIFLSHIGLALGLAVTIIGIPFAIQHVKLALLALAPFGKIVRPS